In Palaemon carinicauda isolate YSFRI2023 chromosome 41, ASM3689809v2, whole genome shotgun sequence, the following are encoded in one genomic region:
- the LOC137632305 gene encoding uncharacterized protein, with protein sequence MATFADAKNPPVQEALKEAGVHYAGIYKFNNSALFSLNHASDCAQDDSDYDSEDSLHISKLFWESGYRSMKNFFLKISKTRPVSLQLTRNVLKEQNKLHLAVCDLQKEIHVGLVKLSALKQERLKLSQITEDVKGSSNFKEEVNVTKIRKIELKPMEHVTNCIKCNYTCHYPCSRHDDMKWRCSSMIQGYCIRCPAKCVWNVHKTMTFRYENTLVKEQRIVQKLLERYRQAQLRKTTKEGEIRTLERDIDRQSYVVLFMVKQAQSLTRCLDRIALRPNPLSTKEYIDLLIESEKMQKSFNLKGRILMLQTLKQEVAIVEGIRSHRQESGQTLLEYFQNLMVR encoded by the coding sequence ATGGCCACGTTTGCAGATGCCAAAAATCCTCCAGTTCAGGAAGCGTTAAAAGAAGCAGGAGTTCATTACGCTGGAATTTATAAATTCAATAACAGTGCCTTATTTTCTCTGAACCATGCAAGTGATTGTGCTCAAGATGACTCGGATTATGATAGTGAAGACTCTCTTCATATTTCTAAATTGTTCTGGGAGTCAGGATACCGAAGCATGAAGAATTTTTTTCTAAAGATATCAAAGACAAGACCAGTAAGCTTACAACTTACCAGAAATGTGTTGAAGGAGCAAAATAAGCTACACTTAGCTGTATGTGATCTTCAAAAGGAGATTCATGTTGGCCTAGTGAAACTTAGTGCATTGAAACAAGAAAGACTAAAGTTATCTCAAATTACTGAAGATGTAAAGGGAAGTTCCAATTTCAAAGAGGAAGTAAATGTAACTAAGATAAGAAAAATTGAGTTAAAACCCATGGAGCATGTAACTAATTGTATTAAATGTAATTATACATGTCACTATCCATGTTCCAGACATGATGATATGAAATGGAGATGCTCATCCATGATACAAGGATACTGTATACGGTGCCCTGCTAAGTGTGTTTGGAATGTACACAAAACCATGACATTTAGATATGAAAATACTTTGGTCAAGGAACAAAGGATTGTTCAGAAGTTACTTGAACGCTATCGTCAGGCACAGCTCCGCAAAACCACCAAAGAGGGTGAAATAAGAACTCTGGAAAGAGACATTGATCGTCAATCTTATGTGGTATTATTTATGGTTAAACAAGCTCAAAGTCTCACGAGATGTCTCGATAGAATAGCATTGAGGCCTAACCCCCTCTCTACCAAAGAATACATTGACCTTCTGATTGAATCGGAAAAGATGCAGAAGTCCTTTAATTTGAAGGGTAGAATCCTTATGTTGCAAACTCTCAAACAAGAGGTGGCGATTGTTGAGGGCATAAGGAGTCATCGTCAGGAATCAGGACAAACATTATTGGAATACTTTCAAAATCTTATGGTTCGTTAA
- the LOC137632233 gene encoding uncharacterized protein codes for MAPTPQNQGMTAVSRTSLKNRVKNHFSKHHGTEEGLEIRKLEMLEEHKSQDEKVQKLTLGQKTNSPTKVILLVGATGTGKTTLINAMVNFIYGVDFGDDFRFILIDDKNAPKRSQAESQTDLITAYVFYQLPGMPFEYNYVLIDTPGFGDTRGIQRDREMMKQLETFLKQDYGVDQVDGVGFVTPASAARLTQTQRYVYDGLSSMFGKDIKDNIYVMATFADAKNPPVLEALKEAGVHYTGFYKFNNSALFAQNTAENAASDESDSDDEDSAYICKLFWEMGYRSMSNFFLKLGKTSPASLTLTKEVLQERSRLQLVVVGLQNQIHLGLGKLTNLNQERDMLARINDDMQGSANYQEEVEVPKITKIDLNHREHVTNCIKCNYTCHFPCFIPDDAGKMNCAAMTDGNCRVCPAKCYWDVHKNMKFRYEHTWVKEQRTVQELLDRYNLAEKGKINKEAAVKAIENDINNHAQLLIDMIREAQQHVERLEAIALKPNPISTKEYIDLMIESEKMQKRHNFEKRIDMLQKLKEEVAVIQGVRGNTSQASGEALLKYFQDLIID; via the coding sequence ATGGCACCAACACCCCAGAATCAAGGAATGACTGCAGTGTCAAGGACTTCATTAAAAAATAGAGTCAAGAATCATTTCAGTAAACATCATGGCACAGAAGAAGGcttagaaataagaaaattagaaatgCTTGAAGAACATAAAAGTCAAGATGAGAAAGTACAAAAACTTACTTTGGGACAAAAAACGAACTCGCCAACCAAGGTTATTTTGTTAGTTGGTGCCACTGGAACCGGGAAAACAACTCTGATCAATGCTATGGTGAATTTTATTTATGGTGTAGACTTTGGAGATGATTTCCGATTCATTTTGATAGATGATAAAAATGCTCCAAAAAGATCTCAAGCAGAAAGTCAAACCGATTTGATAACAGCGTATGTATTTTATCAATTGCCTGGGATGCCATTTGAATACAATTATGTTTTGATTGACACACCAGGATTTGGTGACACAAGAGGAATTCAGCGTGACCGTGAGATGATGAAACAATTGGAGACCTTTTTGAAACAAGATTATGGTGTAGATCAGGTAGATGGTGTAGGGTTTGTAACTCCTGCCTCAGCAGCACGTTTAACACAGACCCAAAGGTATGTTTATGATGGTCTGTCCTCTATGTTTGGAAAAGacataaaagataatatatacgtAATGGCAACTTTTGCAGATGCTAAAAATCCCCCTGTTCTGGAAGCCCTGAAAGAAGCAGGAGTACACTATACTGGATTTTACAAGTTCAATAATAGTGCTCTTTTTGCACAAAACACTGCTGAAAATGCAGCAAGTGATGAATCCGACTCTGACGATGAGGACTCTGCTTATATATGCAAATTGTTTTGGGAAATGGGATACCGAAGTATGAGTAACTTTTTCCTCAAGCTAGGAAAGACAAGTCCGGCAAGTCTCACTCTTACTAAAGAAGTTCTACAAGAACGAAGTCGGCTACAGCTTGTTGTAGTTGGTTTGCAAAATCAGATTCATTTAGGCCTAGGGAAACTTACGAACCTTAACCAGGAAAGGGACATGTTGGCCAGAATTAATGATGATATGCAGGGAAGTGCCAACTACCAGGAAGAGGTTGAAGTCCCTAAGATCACAAAGATTGATTTAAACCATAGAGAACATGTGACAAATTGCATAAAGTGCAATTACACTTGCCATTTCCCATGTTTTATTCCTGATGATGCAGGTAAGATGAACTGTGCAGCAATGACTGATGGGAATTGTAGAGTTTGTCCTGCTAAGTGCTACTGGGATgttcataaaaatatgaaatttaggtATGAACACACTTGGGTTAAGGAGCAACGTACAGTGCAGGAACTCCTTGATCGTTATAACCTTGCAGAAAAAGGTAAAATTAACAAAGAAGCGGCAGTAAAAGCTATTGAAAATGATATCAATAACCATGCGCAGTTGCTTATCGATATGATCAGAGAAGCTCAACAACATGTTGAACGTCTTGAAGCAATTGCATTAAAACCTAATCCTATTTCAACGAAGGAGTACATTGACCTAATGATCGAGTCTGAGAAGATGCAAAAACGCCATAACTTTGAGAAGAGAATTGATATGCTGCAAAAGCTGAAAGAAGAAGTAGCTGTTATTCAAGGAGTGAGAGGAAACACAAGTCAAGCATCAGGGGAAGCACTGCTCAAATATTTCCAGGATCTTATAATTGATTAG